From one Pseudomonas sp. S35 genomic stretch:
- the gspF gene encoding type II secretion system inner membrane protein GspF — protein MNRYRYEAADASGKVEVGHVEADSQSAAFANLRGRGLTALLVQIEGGQPAVAGGSLFTPKLSDNDLAWATRQLASLLGASLPLEAALSATVEQAEKKHIAQTLAAVRGDVRGGMRLADALAARPRDFPSIYRALIAAGEESGDLAQVMERLADYIEERNNLRGKILTAFIYPGVVGLVSIGIVIFLLSYVVPQVVSAFSQARQDLPGLTLAMLNASDFIRAWGWLCFAGIVGGFWSWRLYLRNPVARLNWHSRVLRLPLIGRFVLGLNTARFASTLAILGGAGVPLLRALEAARQTLSNERLSQCVNDATAKVREGVNLAPALAVEKVFPPVLIHLIASGEKTGALPPMLERAAQTLSRDIERRAMGMTALLEPLMIVVMGAVVLVIVMAVLLPIIEINQLVT, from the coding sequence ATGAATCGCTACCGCTACGAAGCCGCCGATGCCAGCGGCAAAGTCGAAGTCGGGCATGTGGAGGCCGACAGTCAGAGCGCGGCGTTCGCCAACTTGCGCGGGCGCGGTTTGACGGCCTTGCTGGTGCAGATCGAAGGCGGTCAGCCAGCGGTCGCCGGCGGCAGTCTGTTCACGCCCAAGCTGTCGGACAACGACTTGGCCTGGGCCACGCGGCAACTGGCGAGCCTGCTTGGCGCCAGCCTGCCCTTGGAGGCGGCGCTGAGTGCCACGGTGGAACAGGCGGAGAAAAAGCACATCGCCCAAACGCTGGCGGCCGTGCGTGGCGATGTGCGCGGCGGCATGCGCCTGGCGGATGCGTTGGCGGCACGGCCACGGGACTTTCCGTCGATCTACCGCGCACTGATCGCGGCGGGGGAGGAGTCCGGTGACCTGGCCCAAGTGATGGAGCGCCTGGCCGACTACATCGAGGAACGCAACAACCTGCGCGGCAAGATCCTCACGGCGTTCATCTACCCCGGTGTGGTGGGGCTGGTGTCCATCGGCATTGTGATTTTCTTGCTCAGCTATGTGGTGCCGCAGGTGGTCAGCGCGTTTTCCCAGGCGCGCCAGGACCTGCCGGGACTGACCCTGGCAATGCTCAATGCCAGCGACTTTATCCGCGCCTGGGGCTGGCTGTGTTTCGCCGGGATCGTCGGTGGTTTCTGGAGCTGGCGCCTGTACCTGCGCAACCCCGTGGCGCGTTTGAATTGGCACAGCCGCGTGCTGCGCCTGCCGCTGATCGGGCGCTTTGTGCTGGGCTTGAACACGGCGCGGTTTGCCTCAACCCTGGCGATTCTCGGCGGTGCCGGTGTGCCGTTGTTGCGCGCACTGGAAGCGGCGCGACAGACCCTGTCCAATGAGCGTTTGAGCCAGTGCGTCAACGATGCCACCGCCAAGGTGCGCGAAGGGGTCAACCTGGCGCCGGCGCTGGCTGTGGAGAAAGTCTTTCCGCCGGTGCTGATCCACCTGATCGCCAGCGGCGAAAAAACCGGCGCCTTGCCGCCGATGCTGGAGCGTGCAGCGCAGACCCTGTCGCGGGATATCGAACGGCGCGCCATGGGCATGACCGCGTTGCTCGAACCGCTGATGATCGTGGTGATGGGCGCCGTGGTGCTGGTGATTGTGATGGCGGTGCTGTTGCCGATCATCGAGATCAACCAACTCGTCACCTGA
- the gspE gene encoding type II secretion system ATPase GspE — translation MSLLPYAWAKSQRILLRPGADGMLLTVCPSTPGWSISEVRRQFGESPIEQVRDDELDGLLASAYADTGSAAAVVGAAENEVDLDRLMQDMPEITDLLDTQDGAPVIRMINALLTQAARDEASDIHIEPYETHSVVRYRVDGTLRDVVSPRKALHGALVSRIKIMAQLDIAEKRLPQDGRIALRVAGRPIDIRVSTVPTGHGERVVMRLLDKQAGRLQLETLGMEPQLLARLDTLIRQPHGIVLVTGPTGSGKTTSLYAALARLDASTSNILTVEDPVEYDLPGISQIQVNAKIDMTFGLALRAILRQDPDIIMIGEIRDLETAQIAVQASLTGHLVLATLHTNDAVSAVNRLIDMGVEPFLLASSMLGVLAQRLVRRLCPHCKQEDPAAPGTWRPVGCSQCNQIGYSGRTGIHELFCVDDEVRSLIHQGAGEQELRLAARRAGMLSMREDGERWVRSGATGAEEILRVTRDA, via the coding sequence ATGAGCCTGCTGCCCTACGCCTGGGCCAAATCCCAGCGCATTCTCCTGCGTCCCGGCGCCGACGGCATGTTGCTCACCGTCTGCCCCTCAACCCCCGGCTGGTCCATCAGCGAAGTCCGCCGCCAGTTCGGCGAGTCGCCCATTGAACAGGTACGCGACGACGAACTCGACGGCCTGCTCGCCAGTGCCTATGCCGACACGGGCAGTGCCGCTGCTGTGGTCGGTGCTGCCGAGAACGAGGTCGACCTGGACCGTCTGATGCAGGACATGCCCGAAATCACCGACTTGCTCGACACCCAGGACGGCGCGCCGGTGATACGCATGATCAACGCCTTGCTCACCCAGGCCGCCCGCGATGAGGCCAGTGATATCCACATCGAACCCTACGAAACCCACTCCGTGGTGCGCTACCGCGTCGACGGCACGCTGCGCGATGTGGTGTCGCCGCGCAAAGCCCTGCACGGCGCGCTGGTGTCGCGGATCAAGATCATGGCGCAGCTCGATATCGCTGAAAAACGCCTGCCCCAAGACGGACGCATTGCGTTGCGGGTGGCCGGGCGGCCGATTGATATTCGCGTGTCGACGGTGCCCACCGGGCATGGCGAGCGCGTGGTGATGCGCCTGCTCGACAAGCAGGCCGGGCGTTTGCAACTGGAAACCCTGGGCATGGAGCCGCAGTTGCTGGCGCGCCTCGATACGTTGATCCGCCAACCCCACGGCATCGTGCTGGTCACCGGGCCGACCGGCAGCGGCAAGACCACCAGTCTCTACGCGGCGTTGGCGCGGCTGGATGCGAGCACCAGTAATATCCTCACTGTGGAAGACCCGGTGGAGTACGACTTGCCGGGCATCAGCCAGATCCAGGTCAATGCCAAGATCGACATGACCTTCGGCCTGGCGTTGCGGGCGATTCTGCGCCAGGACCCGGACATCATCATGATCGGGGAAATCCGCGACCTGGAGACCGCACAGATCGCCGTGCAGGCTTCGCTCACCGGGCACTTGGTGCTCGCCACCTTGCACACCAACGATGCGGTGTCGGCGGTCAATCGCTTGATCGATATGGGGGTCGAACCGTTCCTGTTGGCGTCGTCAATGCTGGGGGTGTTGGCCCAGCGGTTGGTACGGCGCCTGTGTCCCCATTGCAAACAGGAAGACCCGGCCGCGCCGGGCACCTGGCGGCCGGTGGGATGCTCACAGTGCAACCAGATCGGCTACAGCGGGCGAACCGGTATTCATGAATTGTTCTGCGTCGACGACGAGGTGCGCAGCCTGATCCACCAGGGCGCGGGCGAGCAGGAGCTGCGCCTGGCTGCGCGCCGGGCCGGGATGTTGAGCATGCGTGAGGACGGCGAACGCTGGGTGCGCAGCGGTGCCACTGGCGCTGAAGAAATCCTGCGCGTGACACGGGACGCCTGA
- a CDS encoding substrate-binding domain-containing protein, with the protein MFKRNVLAVSMTLAALCSAQAAFADVNGGGATLPQPLYQTSGVLTTGFAAYIGVGSGNGKSAFLNNDYSKLVAGVTNKNVHWAGSDSKLSAAELLAYKTNKQPTWGKLIQAPSVATSVAIPFNKAGTNAVDLSVNQLCGVFSGRLTTWDQITGSGRTGPITVVYRDESSGTTELFTRFLNAKCAETKTFAITTTFKDSYGFVQGVSAGTLPAGAVPAVTSQGVMTALNAAEGRITYMSPDYAATTLAGLDDATKVAKVAGVSPAPANVSTAIGLIPAPTEAREDGTFIDATNQDNWVPVFAATATGPATFAYPASGYPILGFTNVIFSQCYADATQTTQVRAFFNRHYGNLINNDTAINNNRFVPLPANWKKAVRDTFATASSAQGIGNTSVCNAIGRPL; encoded by the coding sequence ATGTTTAAGCGCAACGTTCTCGCGGTATCCATGACCCTCGCTGCACTGTGCTCGGCACAGGCTGCATTCGCTGACGTAAACGGCGGCGGCGCGACTCTGCCACAGCCGCTGTATCAAACCTCCGGCGTCCTCACCACGGGCTTTGCCGCCTACATCGGCGTGGGCAGCGGCAACGGCAAGTCAGCGTTCCTGAACAACGACTACTCCAAGCTCGTGGCTGGCGTGACCAATAAGAACGTGCACTGGGCGGGTAGCGATTCCAAGCTGTCGGCTGCCGAGCTGCTGGCTTACAAAACCAACAAGCAACCGACCTGGGGCAAGTTGATCCAGGCGCCATCGGTGGCCACTTCGGTTGCCATTCCGTTCAACAAGGCTGGCACCAATGCAGTTGACCTGAGCGTAAACCAACTGTGCGGTGTGTTCTCCGGTCGCTTGACCACTTGGGATCAGATCACCGGTTCTGGTCGTACTGGCCCGATCACCGTGGTTTACCGTGACGAGTCGAGCGGTACCACCGAGTTGTTTACTCGCTTCCTCAATGCCAAGTGCGCTGAAACCAAAACGTTCGCCATCACCACGACCTTCAAAGACAGCTACGGTTTTGTCCAGGGCGTCAGCGCCGGTACGCTGCCTGCCGGTGCTGTGCCTGCTGTCACCAGCCAAGGCGTGATGACCGCGCTTAACGCTGCCGAAGGTCGTATCACTTACATGAGCCCAGATTACGCGGCGACCACCCTGGCCGGTCTGGATGACGCCACCAAAGTGGCCAAGGTTGCCGGTGTTTCGCCTGCGCCTGCCAACGTTTCCACCGCCATCGGCCTGATCCCGGCGCCTACCGAAGCCCGTGAGGACGGTACGTTCATCGACGCGACCAACCAGGACAACTGGGTACCGGTATTTGCTGCCACCGCCACCGGCCCGGCGACTTTCGCTTACCCGGCCAGCGGCTACCCGATCCTGGGCTTCACTAACGTGATCTTCAGCCAGTGCTACGCCGACGCCACCCAGACCACCCAGGTCCGTGCGTTCTTCAACCGCCACTACGGCAACCTGATCAACAACGATACCGCCATCAACAACAACCGCTTCGTTCCGCTGCCAGCCAACTGGAAAAAAGCCGTGCGTGACACCTTCGCCACCGCTTCCAGCGCTCAAGGCATCGGTAACACCAGCGTCTGCAACGCCATCGGTCGTCCGCTGTAA